Genomic DNA from Carnobacterium gallinarum DSM 4847:
TGCTAATTTAGAAAGAGATATTCAACTTGTTGAAAAAGGCGGAGCAGATTATATTCATGTGGATGTAATGGACGGGCATTTTGTGCCAAATATTACTTTAGGGCCAAATATTGTTTCGGCAATTCGCCCAGCAACAAAATTACCGTTAGACTGTCATTTAATGATTGAAAATCCAGAAAAATATATTGAAGATTTTGCCAAAGCTGGCGCAGATATTATTACGGTTCATGTGGAAAGCACACCTCATATTCATCGTGCCATTCAAATGATTAAAAATGCAGGTGTCAAAGCTGGAGTAGTTTTAAATCCTGGAACACCTGTTGAAGCAGTGAAACATGTACTTGCTGAATGCGATATGGTTTTAGTTATGACGGTTAATCCTGGTTTTGGTGGTCAAAGTTTTATTGAAGAAATGTTAGCAAAAATTACTACATTAAAAGAATTGAGAGAAGGAAAGAACTATCATTATGAAATTGAAGTTGATGGTGGAATTTCACCTGAAACAGCTAAAAAATGTAAATTAGCTGGAGCAGATGTTTTCGTAGCAGGTTCTTATATTTATAATGCTGAAAATCCAAATGAACAAATTCAGAATTTAAAGGATGCGTTGATTTAAATGAAAAAAAGAGTAGCTCTTTTAGTTGGTGGACCAGAAAAGATGATTCCTGACTTTAGTCAGATTGAAGCGATAGAAACAGAATGGATAGGTGTTGATCGAGGCACATTACGTCTTCTAGCTAAAGGAATCAAACCAGTAATCTCCTTAGGCGATTTTGACTCCATTACTTCAGAAGAACTACGCTCTATTCAAGAACAAATTCATGATGTGCGGATTTCAAAAGCTGAAAAAGATGAAACAGATACAGAAATGGCAGTTGCTGTTGCGTTAAATGAGTTAAAGGCAGATGAGGTTATCATTTATGGAGCGACTGCTGGGAGAGTCGATCATCTTTTAGCAAATTTATGGATGGTGTTACAACCACGCTTCAAACCACATGCTAGTAAGATTAAATTAGTGGATACTCAAAATACGATTACGTTTTATTTGCCAGGTGAGTATGAAATTTCCAAAGAAGCAAATAAAAAATATTTAGCATTTGTTGGATTAACTGCCATTAAAAAATTAACGCTGTATGATGAAAAATATCAATTGACGGAAGCTAATTTTGATTATCCTATTTCGTTAGCTAGTAATGAGTTTGTTGGGGAAACGGGACGTTTTTCGTTTGTGGAAGGTGTTTTAGCTGTTATTCAAAGTAAAGACTAAGAATGAAGTGAAAAAGGTTGAAATTCGATAGCGTAATGCTGATCTGATTCCAACTTTTTTTATTTTTTGATACAAAAAAAGAACCTAGCTTATAAAAAACAAGGTTCCTCATTTATTTAGATTAAACACGTTCAACTTTACCTGATTTAAGTGCGCGAGTAGAAACCCAAACTTTTTTAGGTTTACCGTCAACTAAAATACGAACTTTTTGTAAGTTAGCTTTCCAAGTACGTTTGTTAGCGTTCATTGCATGCGAGCGGCGATTTCCGCTTTTAGTCTTACGACCAGTAATAAAACATTCTTTTGCCATTATTCTTACCTCCTTTGCCGATATCTCGAAGCAAAGCTTCAATACTCATACTTCAATAATTTATCATAATTACATTCATTTTGCAATAGTTTTCTTTCAAGTATTTTTACTTGACAGGTTTTATTTAACGAGAGTAAGAAGACGTGTTGCATTTTAATTTGTTCCTTTAAGCCGAAAGCTTCTGATAATCACATGAAAAAAATAATAAATGTACTCTAAAATGACAAAAAGATAAGATAGACAGATAGTTTCATCAATTATCCTTTTAAAAAGGCAGTAGCTATGATAAAATATAGAATAGTAATTTATGGCTTAAAAGCCAAAAGGAGGACTTTCAAAATGGCAGTTAAGATCAAAACACAATTTGGTACAATCGATATTACAAATGATGTGATTGCAACAGTAGTAGGTGGGGCAGCTACAGATATATACGGTATTGTAGGCATGGCTAGTAAAAATCAAATTCGTGATAACTTAAATGATATTCTAAAAAAAGAAAACTATTCTCGTGGCGTTGTGGTCAGACAAGAAGAAAATGGAGTTGCTGTTGATGTATTTACAATTGTCAGCTATGGAACAAAAATTTCAGAAGTTTGTCGTAATGTACAAGAAAAAGTAAAATACAATTTAGAAACAATGCTAGGTGTTTCTGCTAATGCAGTTAACGTTTATGTTCAAGGCGTTCGCGTCATGCAAGACTAATTTCAAATAATAGTCATTGTCACTTATTTAATGAAACGAGTGACTAAGGAGGATAATATCGGTGGAAGTAACAAAATTAGAAGGTAAACAATTTCAAGCAATGGTAGCCATTGGTGCCAAACGCTTAAATAAAAATGCTGAATTTGTGAATTCATTAAATGTTTTCCCAGTGCCAGATGGCGATACTGGAACAAATATGAATTTATCAATGACAAGTGGAGCAAAATCAGTTAATTCATCAACTTCAGATGAGATTGGTGAATTAGCAAATGCCTTATCAAAAGGCTTATTAATGGGCGCTCGTGGTAATTCAGGCGTAATTTTGTCACAATTATTTAGAGGATTCTCTAAGTCAATTACTGGAAAACAAACAATTAATGCGAAAGAATTTGCAGCTGCATTTACAAGTGGTGTGGAGACAGCTTATAAAGCAGTTATGAAACCAGTTGAAGGAACAATTTTAACTGTTGCTCGTGAATCAGCTAAAGCAGGCGAAAAGAAAGCTAAAGATACAGATAACTTAGTTACTGTAATGGAAGCTGTTGTTCGTGGTGCAAAAAAATCATTAGCTAAAACACCAGATTTACTTCCAGTACTTAAAGAAGTGGGCGTTGTCGATAGTGGTGGACAAGGACTGTTATTTGTCTACGAAGGATTCCTTGAAGCACTAACTGGAAATGTTGTTGCAGAAGATTATTATCAGCCAAATGAAAAAGAAATGACAGAGATGGTGAATGCTGAGCATCACCGTAGCGTTTCTAACCATATTGCGACAGAAGATATTAAATATGGCTACTGTACAGAAATTATGGTTCACATTGGTGAGGGCGAAACTGTGGATAGTGAATTTGACTATGAAACATTCCGTAATCATTTAGATGGCATTGGTGATTCTTTACTAGTTGTTGCAGATGATGAAATCATTAAAGTCCATGTTCATACAGAACATCCAGGTGAAGTCATGAACTATGGTCAAAAATTCGGTTCATTAATGAAAATTAAAGTAGACAATATGCGTTTACAACATGAAACAATTTTAGACCATGAAAAAGAAGCTCCAGCACCTGCTGCTAAAGCACCATACGGTATTATTGCGATTGCTGCTGGTGAAGGCGTGCAAGAATTATTCAAGAGCTTAGGCGCCAACTACATCATTAGTGGTGGTCAAACAATGAACCCAAGCACAGAAGATATCTTAAAAGCTGTTGCAGAAGTTCATGCTGAAAAAGTCATTATTTTACCAAACAACAAAAATATCTTTATGGCTGCAGATCAAGCAGCAGAAGTTAGCGATACGCCTGTTGTTGTTGTTCCAAGTAAAACAATTTCACAAGGAATGACTGCTATGTTGGCCTTTAATGATGCCAATGATTTGGAAACAAATAAAGCAGACATGACGGCTGAATTAGAAAATGTTGTTAGTGGTCAAGTAACCGTTGCTGTTCGTGATACGACGATTGATGGTGTTGCCATTAAGAAAAATGATTTCATGGGAATTATTGAAGGGAAGATTAAAATCTCTCAACCAAATCGCCAAGAAGTTACAATTGCAACGTTAAAAGAAATGATTACAGATGATAGTGAAATTGTTACAATTATTTTAGGTGAAGATGGCAGCATGAGTGAAGCAGAAGAGGTTGTTGCGGCAATCGAAGCTGAATATAGCGATGTTGAAGTTGAACTTCACAAAGGGAATCAGCCGGTTTATCCTTATATTTTATCTGTTGAATAGTCTTTATTTGGCACAATAGAAAAGAGGAAATGAAAATGGCACAACGTTATCATAGTGTTTTTGATATTATTGGCCCAGTGATGGTGGGTCCTAGTAGTTCACATACTGCAGGTGCCGCTCGAATTGGGAAAGTAGTTCAAAATATTTTTGGGAGTACGCCAAAAAAAGTTGATATTTATTTGTATGAATCTTTTGCCAAAACCTATCGTGGGCATGGAACGGATATTGCTTTAGTTGGTGGTTTATTAGGGATGGATCCTGCAGATGAACGCTTAGCTGATTCAATTGAAATAGCTAAAGAAGTGGGAATGGATGTCCGATTTATTCCAACTGACGAAAAAGCTGAGCATCCTAATTCAGTCAGAATGATTGTGTCTAATGACGAAAAATCATTATCAGTCTTAGGAATTTCAATTGGTGGTGGGAAAATTCAAATCTCTGAGGTAAATGGTTTTAAAATCCAATTGGAAGAGAATCAACCTACATTTTTAATTGTTCATCAAGATGTTCCAGGAATCATTGCTCAAGTTTCTAATATTTTAGCTGACAAAGGGATAAATATTGGCACCATGACGGTCTCTCGTGAATCGAAAGGTCAACAGGCGATTATGATGATTGAAATTGATCAATATGAAGTTGGAGAAACATTGACGGAATTAAGACAAGTCGATCATATCAAACAAGCAAGTTTCTTTAAATAAACGGATTTTAAAAGCTGGACAAAGACTCTTTGTTCAGCTTTTTGCCATGATTCTTGCGTAGCAATAATCTTAGAAGTATAATGGATTAATTAGCAAGCTGGCAAGTAAGTGTTGGCTAGAAATTATGATTAGGGAGTAATGAAGAATGTTTCAATCAATTAAAGAATTAGTGGAAGAAGCCAATAAAGTCGGTAGTATTGCCGAAGTGATGATTCAATTAGAATCAGTTACTACAAGAATGCCTCGTGAAGAAGTTATTAGTAAAATGGAGCAACAGCTAGCCGTTATGGAAAGTGCTGCTAAAAAAGGCAATGCGGGTGTAAAATCAGCAACTGGATTAAC
This window encodes:
- the rpmB gene encoding 50S ribosomal protein L28; translated protein: MAKECFITGRKTKSGNRRSHAMNANKRTWKANLQKVRILVDGKPKKVWVSTRALKSGKVERV
- the rpe gene encoding ribulose-phosphate 3-epimerase, with product MKIAPSILSADFANLERDIQLVEKGGADYIHVDVMDGHFVPNITLGPNIVSAIRPATKLPLDCHLMIENPEKYIEDFAKAGADIITVHVESTPHIHRAIQMIKNAGVKAGVVLNPGTPVEAVKHVLAECDMVLVMTVNPGFGGQSFIEEMLAKITTLKELREGKNYHYEIEVDGGISPETAKKCKLAGADVFVAGSYIYNAENPNEQIQNLKDALI
- the sdaAB gene encoding L-serine ammonia-lyase, iron-sulfur-dependent subunit beta gives rise to the protein MAQRYHSVFDIIGPVMVGPSSSHTAGAARIGKVVQNIFGSTPKKVDIYLYESFAKTYRGHGTDIALVGGLLGMDPADERLADSIEIAKEVGMDVRFIPTDEKAEHPNSVRMIVSNDEKSLSVLGISIGGGKIQISEVNGFKIQLEENQPTFLIVHQDVPGIIAQVSNILADKGINIGTMTVSRESKGQQAIMMIEIDQYEVGETLTELRQVDHIKQASFFK
- a CDS encoding thiamine diphosphokinase, which codes for MKKRVALLVGGPEKMIPDFSQIEAIETEWIGVDRGTLRLLAKGIKPVISLGDFDSITSEELRSIQEQIHDVRISKAEKDETDTEMAVAVALNELKADEVIIYGATAGRVDHLLANLWMVLQPRFKPHASKIKLVDTQNTITFYLPGEYEISKEANKKYLAFVGLTAIKKLTLYDEKYQLTEANFDYPISLASNEFVGETGRFSFVEGVLAVIQSKD
- a CDS encoding DAK2 domain-containing protein, with amino-acid sequence MEVTKLEGKQFQAMVAIGAKRLNKNAEFVNSLNVFPVPDGDTGTNMNLSMTSGAKSVNSSTSDEIGELANALSKGLLMGARGNSGVILSQLFRGFSKSITGKQTINAKEFAAAFTSGVETAYKAVMKPVEGTILTVARESAKAGEKKAKDTDNLVTVMEAVVRGAKKSLAKTPDLLPVLKEVGVVDSGGQGLLFVYEGFLEALTGNVVAEDYYQPNEKEMTEMVNAEHHRSVSNHIATEDIKYGYCTEIMVHIGEGETVDSEFDYETFRNHLDGIGDSLLVVADDEIIKVHVHTEHPGEVMNYGQKFGSLMKIKVDNMRLQHETILDHEKEAPAPAAKAPYGIIAIAAGEGVQELFKSLGANYIISGGQTMNPSTEDILKAVAEVHAEKVIILPNNKNIFMAADQAAEVSDTPVVVVPSKTISQGMTAMLAFNDANDLETNKADMTAELENVVSGQVTVAVRDTTIDGVAIKKNDFMGIIEGKIKISQPNRQEVTIATLKEMITDDSEIVTIILGEDGSMSEAEEVVAAIEAEYSDVEVELHKGNQPVYPYILSVE
- a CDS encoding Asp23/Gls24 family envelope stress response protein, producing the protein MAVKIKTQFGTIDITNDVIATVVGGAATDIYGIVGMASKNQIRDNLNDILKKENYSRGVVVRQEENGVAVDVFTIVSYGTKISEVCRNVQEKVKYNLETMLGVSANAVNVYVQGVRVMQD